Proteins found in one Magnolia sinica isolate HGM2019 chromosome 5, MsV1, whole genome shotgun sequence genomic segment:
- the LOC131247099 gene encoding UDP-glycosyltransferase 76B1-like, with product MQIQEKKVPHLVILPLPFQGHINPMLQLGSLLHSKGFSITVIHTQTNSPNPANFPNFNFEPIPDGLSDGQASTEDPLTVVSILNDTCQVPFNDTLSRLVSDGPHGPVTCIINDELFHFTKAVADHLKLPRILLCTSSPTCSSIMLSLTLLQQTGAISITEGQPNTLIPEIPPLRIKDIPDFSTTDPDTFERLAENILNAIKSALAYIMNGFDDLDPTALEKVREDRHPTPLFTVGPLYKFSPGASNSLITQDHSCMAWLDKQPPQSVIYISFGSVASIDKTELEEIAWGLANSDQPFLWVVRPGSINGDDWVELPEGFEEKTREKGRIIKWAPQQEVLAHPSVGGFWTHNGWNSTLESICEGVPMLCSPYLWDQNVTARYVSHVWRVGIQLENGFDRSEIEWAIRRLMVEIEGKEMRERVGCLKEIATRSVAKGGSSYESLQSLIDLIMSL from the exons ATGCAAATCCAAGAAAAGAAAGTCCCTCATTTGGTTATTTTGCCACTCCCATTTCAGGGACACATCAATCCCATGCTTCAACTGGGCAGTCTCCTACATTCCAAAGGATTCTCAATCACCGTAATTCACACTCAAACCAACTCTCCCAATCCAGCCAACTTCCCCAACTTCAACTTCGAGCCCATACCAGATGGCTTATCTGATGGTCAGGCCTCAACTGAAGACCCCTTAACCGTCGTCTCCATCCTCAACGACACATGTCAAGTACCATTCAATGATACCTTGTCCAGATTGGTATCGGACGGCCCACATGGCCCGGTTACGTGCATCATCAATGATGAGCTTTTTCACTTCACTAAAGCCGTCGCTGACCATTTGAAGCTCCCAAGAATTTTGTTATGCACCAGCAGTCCCACATGTTCTAGCATCATGCTGTCTTTGACGCTTCTACAGCAAACTGGAGCCATTTCCATCACAG AAGGTCAGCCAAATACACTTATTCCTGAGATTCCGCCACTCAGGATCAAGGACATTCCGGACTTCAGCACTACAGATCCTGATACATTTGAGCGATTGGCGGAAAACATTCTCAATGCGATAAAGTCTGCTTTAGCTTATATCATGAATGGATTCGACGATCTTGATCCAACTGCACTGGAAAAAGTTAGAGAAGATCGTCATCCCACACCACTATTTACAGTGGGCCCTCTCTACAAATTCTCTCCAGGAGCATCAAACAGCTTAATAACACAAGACCACAGCTGCATGGCTTGGCTAGACAAGCAGCCACCGCAGTCTGTCATTTACATTAGCTTCGGGAGCGTAGCTTCTATTGATAAAACAGAACTCGAGGAGATAGCTTGGGGGCTAGCCAATAGTGACCAGCCCTTCTTGTGGGTGGTCCGCCCCGGCTCAATCAATGGTGACGATTGGGTCGAACTGCCAGAAGGGTTTGAAGAGAAGACGCGAGAGAAAGGCCggatcattaagtgggccccacaacaagaaGTGTTGGCCCACCCATCAGTGGGAGGATTTTGGACACACAATGGTTGGAATTCTACGTTGGAGAGCATATGTGAAGGGGTTCCAATGTTATGTTCTCCTTATTTATGGGACCAAAATGTGACTGCTAGGTATGTGAGCCatgtttggagggtggggatTCAACTTGAGAATGGATTCGATAGAAGTGAGATAGAGTGGGCCATAAGAAGATTGATGGTGGAGATTGAAGggaaggagatgagagagagggtagGTTGTCTGAAGGAAATTGCAACGCGTTCTGTAGCAAAAGGAGGTTCTTCATATGAGTCATTACAGAGTTTAATTGATCTTATCATGTCATTGTAA